CCCGGGACGCGTAGGCGTCGCCCATCCCGATGATGGCCGCCACTGGCTTGGTCGACATGGCCGCCATTGCCTCAGGCCGCCTTCAGTTCAGGCAGTGACGACGCGATCAGCGCGTCGAGGTCTTCGCGCTTGCGCAGCATCAGCAGGCTCCATTCGCCTTGCTGCAGCAGGTCGCCGTTCTGGTTGATCGCGCTGATGCGGAACTTGATCACCCCGTACTTGTCGTCCTTCTCCTTCTTTCCGATCACTTCGCACACCGCGTAGATGGTGTCGTTGATGTACACCGGGCTGCGGAAGCGCATATTATCGATGCCGTAGTTCGCCTGGATGCCCAGGCCGAACTGGATCAGGCCAGTAACGATCGAGTAGGTCAGCGACCCCTGCACCAGGCGCTGGCCGAAGCGGGTCTTCGACGCGTAGTGCGTGTTGGAGTGGATCTCGATCCAGTTGCCGGTCAGTGCGCAGTAGTTGACGACATC
This genomic interval from Cupriavidus oxalaticus contains the following:
- a CDS encoding MaoC family dehydratase; amino-acid sequence: MTDTTKRVINNRIDQTFDELQVGQVFRSGGRTITEADVVNYCALTGNWIEIHSNTHYASKTRFGQRLVQGSLTYSIVTGLIQFGLGIQANYGIDNMRFRSPVYINDTIYAVCEVIGKKEKDDKYGVIKFRISAINQNGDLLQQGEWSLLMLRKREDLDALIASSLPELKAA